A stretch of Cellulosilyticum sp. I15G10I2 DNA encodes these proteins:
- a CDS encoding DUF2196 domain-containing protein: MIKKKILINSPEHHHGIKVMLESGIVGRVKKIRA, encoded by the coding sequence ATAATCAAAAAGAAGATACTCATCAATTCACCTGAGCATCATCATGGGATTAAGGTTATGCTGGAGAGTGGTATTGTAGGAAGAGTGAAAAAGATAAGGGCTTAG
- a CDS encoding response regulator transcription factor, producing MNAKYRILIVEDDDDISMIEQAYLEASGFETFIINDGDKVLPLLHVENFDLILLDLMLPGKNGYEICKEIRDELNIPILMVTARTESVDKIRGLGLGADDYIAKPFDPTELVARVNANIRQYSRLTEANQIEGDEILIGNIRVLLHGWKVYKGEQEIRFPNREFELLKFMAENPNIVFSKEQLFEKIWGYDYVGDSATVMVHINRIREKIEDDSKTPKILETVWGVGYRLNR from the coding sequence ATGAATGCAAAATATAGAATTCTAATTGTCGAAGACGATGATGATATTAGTATGATAGAACAGGCTTATCTGGAAGCTAGTGGGTTTGAAACATTCATTATAAATGATGGAGATAAAGTACTTCCACTCCTGCATGTGGAAAATTTCGACTTAATACTACTGGATCTTATGCTTCCCGGGAAGAATGGTTATGAGATATGCAAAGAGATAAGAGATGAATTAAATATTCCAATTCTCATGGTGACAGCAAGGACGGAATCTGTTGATAAAATTCGTGGTCTGGGACTTGGTGCAGATGATTATATTGCTAAACCTTTTGATCCCACTGAGCTTGTAGCAAGAGTAAATGCAAATATAAGACAGTATAGTCGATTAACAGAAGCCAATCAGATAGAGGGCGATGAGATACTAATAGGTAATATTAGAGTTCTTCTGCATGGATGGAAGGTCTATAAGGGTGAGCAAGAAATTCGTTTTCCTAACCGAGAATTTGAATTATTAAAATTTATGGCTGAAAATCCTAATATTGTTTTCTCGAAGGAACAATTGTTTGAAAAAATATGGGGATATGATTATGTTGGGGATAGCGCGACGGTTATGGTGCATATTAATCGTATTCGTGAAAAAATTGAGGATGACAGTAAAACTCCAAAAATCTTAGAGACAGTATGGGGTGTGGGATACCGGTTGAATAGATAA
- a CDS encoding DUF2196 domain-containing protein, which produces MLTNSPEYPYGIKVMLEDGSVGKVKEIRA; this is translated from the coding sequence ATACTTACCAATTCACCTGAGTATCCTTATGGGATCAAGGTGATGCTTGAGGATGGAAGTGTAGGTAAGGTGAAGGAGATTAGGGCTTAG
- a CDS encoding HAMP domain-containing sensor histidine kinase, which yields MNKEKQTVKRRIFISNTRMVLVTLSLFLFANMFVINLYESTYKNSMIGSSELADNAEQIRNILTDWNPSPKEEAINNLATKLNRYGFSICVEIDSEVIYSNTDFPVSELINEIGDYLETDGKVHIYVQDYMTVLTQNNMNEKMKVFAIAGEYHEFWSQKNSLTTILILLLIDGIFCIGALLIISQIFTKRLIEHITNPLDALSEGAKRMKEGNFSEPVKYKGDIEFEYVCDAFNEMQEHITEANAEKESYEKMRVEMVAGISHDLRTPLTAIRGTIKGLKDGVATTPESREKFLDIAYRRTIEMDRLLERLFYFSKLETGNMPLFFEKTEWSEYLEAYVKRYELLIENESIKIKIKDVKKGLFSNVDREQMKRILDNILENSKKYAETDKLEITINTFEEHAYVALEISDNGCGVSEDKIPHIFEQFFRGDESRNINEGNGLGLYIVKYLVDAMGGSVDAKNSNGLTIRIRLPILDE from the coding sequence ATGAATAAGGAAAAACAGACCGTGAAACGCAGAATTTTTATTTCTAATACCAGAATGGTGCTTGTAACTTTAAGTCTATTTCTTTTCGCTAATATGTTTGTAATAAATTTATATGAGAGCACATATAAAAACAGCATGATTGGTTCGTCTGAGTTAGCAGATAATGCCGAACAAATAAGAAATATCCTGACAGATTGGAATCCATCCCCAAAAGAAGAGGCGATAAACAATCTTGCAACAAAACTGAATAGGTATGGATTTTCTATTTGTGTTGAAATAGATAGTGAAGTGATTTACTCAAATACCGATTTTCCTGTGAGTGAGCTTATAAATGAAATTGGAGATTATTTGGAAACAGATGGAAAGGTGCATATTTATGTACAAGACTATATGACTGTGCTAACACAAAATAATATGAATGAGAAAATGAAAGTGTTTGCAATTGCAGGAGAATATCATGAATTCTGGTCTCAAAAAAATAGTTTGACTACTATACTTATACTATTGCTGATTGATGGTATATTTTGCATAGGTGCCTTACTCATAATTAGTCAGATTTTTACTAAGAGACTTATAGAACATATCACAAATCCTTTAGATGCATTGTCAGAAGGAGCAAAAAGAATGAAAGAAGGAAATTTTTCTGAACCTGTTAAATACAAGGGAGATATTGAATTTGAATATGTCTGTGACGCATTTAATGAAATGCAGGAACATATAACGGAAGCTAATGCGGAAAAGGAGTCTTATGAAAAGATGAGAGTTGAAATGGTGGCGGGAATTTCTCATGACTTAAGGACTCCATTAACGGCAATTAGAGGAACAATAAAAGGTCTCAAGGATGGGGTTGCTACAACACCTGAATCAAGAGAAAAATTTCTTGATATAGCTTATAGACGAACGATAGAAATGGATCGGCTTTTGGAAAGGTTATTTTATTTCTCAAAACTTGAAACAGGTAATATGCCACTGTTTTTTGAAAAGACAGAGTGGAGTGAGTATCTGGAAGCCTATGTGAAAAGATACGAATTATTGATAGAGAATGAATCTATAAAAATTAAAATAAAAGATGTAAAAAAAGGTTTATTTTCAAATGTTGACCGAGAACAAATGAAACGAATACTTGATAATATATTGGAAAACAGTAAAAAATATGCAGAAACAGATAAGCTTGAAATTACCATTAATACTTTTGAAGAACATGCATATGTAGCACTTGAGATCTCTGATAATGGCTGTGGAGTTTCAGAAGATAAGATTCCCCATATTTTTGAACAGTTTTTTCGAGGTGATGAGTCAAGGAATATAAATGAAGGGAATGGTCTAGGTCTTTATATTGTAAAATATCTAGTGGATGCTATGGGAGGCTCAGTAGATGCAAAAAACAGCAACGGTCTTACTATTCGAATAAGACTACCAATTTTGGATGAATGA
- a CDS encoding 4Fe-4S binding protein, protein MNINTKKLAKTIIPFFLIIFPFVFSSLIEETFENAGQLSIMAVLIIFILFAIIFKRSFCGFLCLVGALQRVVGYIGFKLFKKRVTVPATLDKYLRAAKYIILTGFAAFSIASGKFLLQVSVDDVFEQYSIILPGLAWISIMLMFVTIIGSFFIDNFFCKYICIQGAVAGVAGRFSPSGIVRCEDKCINCTLCTKKCPSNLEVHKMKKVISAECFNCQKCIIVCPKKGALTNSFAGRKIPLVLFVAMAGMLYILLTFLIPLFL, encoded by the coding sequence ATGAATATTAATACTAAGAAATTAGCAAAAACGATCATTCCTTTTTTTCTAATAATATTCCCGTTTGTTTTTAGTTCCCTTATTGAGGAGACTTTCGAAAATGCAGGTCAACTTAGCATTATGGCAGTTCTAATAATATTTATTTTGTTTGCCATTATCTTCAAAAGAAGCTTTTGTGGTTTTTTGTGCTTGGTGGGGGCGCTGCAAAGGGTTGTTGGATATATAGGCTTCAAGCTTTTTAAAAAAAGGGTCACAGTTCCTGCAACACTCGATAAATATCTTAGAGCAGCGAAATACATCATACTTACAGGTTTTGCAGCATTTTCCATTGCAAGCGGTAAGTTTCTGCTACAAGTCAGTGTTGACGATGTGTTTGAGCAATATAGCATAATATTGCCTGGATTAGCCTGGATAAGTATTATGTTGATGTTTGTAACAATTATTGGCTCATTCTTTATTGATAATTTCTTCTGCAAATATATCTGCATACAGGGTGCTGTCGCCGGAGTTGCAGGTCGGTTTAGCCCCAGTGGTATCGTCCGATGCGAAGATAAGTGCATCAATTGCACGTTATGTACAAAGAAATGTCCCTCAAATCTAGAGGTGCATAAAATGAAGAAGGTAATATCGGCTGAATGTTTTAACTGCCAAAAATGCATTATTGTATGTCCAAAGAAAGGGGCATTAACTAATAGTTTTGCAGGCAGAAAAATCCCGTTAGTTTTGTTTGTAGCCATGGCAGGAATGCTTTACATATTGTTAACCTTTTTAATACCGCTATTTTTATAG
- a CDS encoding S-layer homology domain-containing protein yields MSRCRSISLTIKNDRSKRTKTTRVRVPCFIDEIAFIDIENSTYKEAIKYCTRVGLISGMDSTHMAPSKALTRAELMSILIRLNDNLK; encoded by the coding sequence ATGAGCAGATGTCGATCCATTTCTTTAACAATTAAGAATGATAGAAGCAAAAGGACTAAAACCACGAGGGTTCGAGTCCCTTGCTTCATTGACGAAATAGCTTTTATAGATATTGAAAATTCTACTTATAAAGAAGCGATCAAGTACTGTACAAGGGTAGGTCTAATAAGTGGTATGGATAGTACGCATATGGCACCAAGCAAAGCGCTAACAAGAGCTGAACTTATGAGTATATTGATTAGATTAAATGATAACTTGAAATAA